The sequence ATTACACTTTATGTCGAAACAAGACTGCAATGATGTGATTATACTTTCACTAAGCAAAAAACACCATATTCTGCAATTTGTGAAACTGGAAGTTACATTCGCCATACaaaaatgaatttatgaaatcgtgtAGACGAAGTGGTACCATAGTATTTTTCTGTTGTAGGTAAGTAAAACTGTGAAGTACCTTTTGGTCTCTTCCTCTGCAACAGTACGCCCAGTTTGAGGTAATATTTAGAGCGAAATAGCTGGTAAGGATTCTTTGTCAACACTGCGGTGTTTTATTTAGTTATACCAGCAATTTACATTTAGAACATGTTATATTTATACCCAACTCAAAGATCTTCACAAGAAAGCGAAAGAAGGTAATGACTTTTACAATACGTCGTCCTAGTATGAAAGCTATTATACACTGAACTGCACCAATAAAAAATATATCTTAGTGCCTTCACAGGTGATGAGCATTGATTATAGCCTCTTAGGAGAATTTCTACAGTATGATGAATTAGCAGCTTTTAATTATGGCTTAGATGTCATAGCACATTCCATCATCATACTTGGCCAACACAATAGATCTTGCTGTAACGTAATACGTGCCGTAAGCCAGCAAACAACATCAAGCTAACTGGCCCACAAAATATAGAGCCACCTCTACTTCCTTGCATAAGAGCAGCTTAAAGGAATTGGTGAATTATTAGTAGCAACTTTATCTCGTCCATCCGAGGCTTTTACAACAATTATGCTCAATTTTGTTCACCACAACGTAATGTACGTCTTCACCGTTTCACATTTATCTCGAGACTGTGTTTCACTTCTATTTAGAGAATGTTCTAGTGAGCAAAAGGGCTGTAATTTTGCCTCCAAAACACTCCCGTGGGGAAGTCCCTACTGTTTATGTCTTAAAACTAAAATCGTGactctgtagccgagcggtttaaggcgctgcagtcacggactgtgcggctggtcccggcagaggttcgagtcctccctcgggcatgggtatgtgtgtttgtccttcggataatttaggttaagtagtgtgtaagcttagggactgatgaccttagcagttaagtcccatgagatttcacacacatttgaacatcatgaCTCTGTATTTACAGTCCACAACAATTACAATGATAAAAACAGGTTTGCAAAATACGTGTAACAATACACAAATCGTTATTTAAACAGTAAAGTTCAAAAATATATCTACAATTTAATATTGCTCTTTTACCTGTCTGACAGCAGCATTGTACACTGCTATGTTAGCTCAGTTTATCGCTGTTGCTAGTGGATGGCAGAAGCGTAAAGTGCTTGTTCTGAGAGCTCACTGCCTTCAACATATTCTGATCCATCTATGTACGGCTGATGCTCGTAATACCAAGCTccgaatgaattttttttttattattgaaatgGAACAGTTTATACAAAGTGGTAATGATACTTGTATCGTTACAGGGTGGGTATGGTACGCTATGTACCTTTCACCACCCATGTTGGCTACCCGAGTACAGATGTTTTGGGGATGTAGATATTGACATTTCATCTTCACTGTTTACAGTAAGCTTTAAGTTGGACGAAGAAACTCAGTACAGACCCTAATTTTGTGCTCACTGTTAATTCTACAGCAGATGACGACAGGTGCACCCCTGGGACTACCTTCCTACAAGACTGCAACACCTGTACCTGTGGCCCTGACGGTAGGACGTCAGCGTGTACTCTCAAGGCATGTCCTCCTCGCGAGCAGGGAGGTCAGTGGATTTCTTCAACCAGTATGTAATTGGTACGCCATTTCAGTGCATTGTAACCTTGTGCTTACTACTGCCTCTACAGCAGACAGCTGCAAACCTGGAACGACTTTCCTGCAGGACTGTAACACGTGTACCTGTGGACCTGATGGGAAAACGTCAGCGTGCACCCTGAAAGCATGTTCACCTGGCGCACAGGCAGGTCAGCGTACTGTTCATCGTGCTATCTTCGTTTTCTCTTACAATATATAAGTAAacggatgagccaaaacattatgactcctTGCTTAGCACAGCGTTGATCTATCTCTGTAAACCAACACAGTCGCAATTCTGCAAGCATGGAGTTCACATGTTCTTTTACCAGATGTCTACGTATAGGTcaaggacttccaacgacctgaTGTAAAAAGAAACGCGATTCATCCTGCcagacaagtttccattgatccacggcccaATCTCGACGGTCCCGTGACCTGTCACCGAAACCGACGGTGTCATTTGGCCAACATGGGAAGAAGTAGAAGTCATCTCCTGCATTACACGTATTCGACAATGGAGCTGCTGAAGGGTGTGCGGCGAAACACCTATGCATGCATTGTACACTGCTCCGTATCTGCCTTAGATCGCCGTCAGTTCTGCTTTGCAGAGAGGGAAAGCCTCCAGCTTTCACGTTCTGTGATGCGACTTGAACGTCGAACACCTTGTTAACCactcgtggtttcaccatcctttAGTCACTTTCGACAGATGTGCGTGACTGTAGCACACGAGCAGCAGACCATCTTCGCCATTTACGTGATACTCCTTCTCACGTTCCGGGCCATATAAATCTTTCCATATTCaaactcacttttttttttgtcatcagtcttccgactggtttgatgcggcccgctatgaATTCTcgtcctgtgacaacctcttcatctcggggCCGCTCTTGCTATCaatgtcctcatttatttgttgaatCTATTCCAGAGTCTGTCTTCTTCTGTAACTATACCCTTTCCGGCTCCCCTCCAGTGCTGCAGACGTTATCCATTGACATCGTAACGCATGTTCTGTTATCACGTCCCTTCttgtcaggccggccggagtggccgagcggttcaaggcgctacagtctggaaccgcgcgaccgctacggtcgcaggttcgaatcctgcctcgggcatggatgtgtgtgatgtccttaggttagttaggtttaggtggttctaagttctaggggactgatgacctcagatgttaagtcccatagtgctcagaggcatttgagccagccttcttgtcagtgttttgcgatATGTTCCTTTGTGGATCGATTCTACGGAGAACATGGCTGCTACTTGGTTTataagtccacctaactttcaacgttCTTCTTTACCTTCACGTCTCAAAggatttgattctcttctgttctggttttgtcAGTGTCAGTGATGCTAATGCTgccctccaaacatacattctcagaaatttcctcctcagattaaggcctatgtttaatagtaATGGAGTTCTTTTGGCAAAGAACGCCTCTTTGTCTATGTTGTCTATGTtggtctatgttttatatcctctttgcttcgtccgtaaTGGGCTATTTTGATTCCatacgtctttcttcggtttattctatttccatattctgtactcactatactgattattccattcaacaggtttAGTAATTTGTCTTCACCTTTATTAAGAATATCttttcagcctgaattttaatcctattcttgaacatttcatgtatttcCGTCTGTACTCACTACACTgattattccattcaacaggtttAGTAATTTGTCTTCACCTTTATTAAGAATATCTTTTCAGCCCGAATTTTAATCCTATTCttgaacatttcatgtatttcCGTCATTTTTTGTTtgatatacagactgaacagtcGGAAAGAAAGACTTCATCCATGTATTACATCGAAGCATTTCCTACTGTCCCCTCTTAGTTCTTCGACACATTGTACGAGAaccattcagtaagtaatgtaacacatttcttactgaaagcaattttgttttgtcagtttattgcccattcttttggctacgaaacccttTTTATGAACGTTACCTCCATTCAATGCGAAGGCCTTACCCCACCTTAGGCCACATCGTACCACTCTACCAGTCAACGTCGGAgcgaacgtaaaaaaaaaaaaaaaaaaaacaaaaaaaaaaaaacgagagagagagagagatccgagCTATAGGGTGGATGAGTAAGAAGAGTCCACTGGTCCACTGGAGATTTGTCCGTTTCTCTCGCGTCCGCAGTTGTGTgacaccttgcgttgtcatggagaaggagaagttcgtgtgaatttttgtggcaacgaacacactGAAGTTATTCTTCAGTttacaacattgcaggagtcgcagctgtgtgctgccggccggcagacggcagatgatgatgatgatgatgatgatgacgatgatgatgatggtttgtgggacgctcaactgcgcgctcatcagcacccacgcgggagatcggacaggtttacgcgacgttattacgatgatgacagacgcctcgcccgacgagTCAACATGCTTCTTTTCGCTTCTAGGTGTCCACAGACATTCTGCTAGGTCCTATGAatatcaatgacagctctctatttggaacgcacctccgtcaccATTGTACAGCCTCGTCACCTGTGGGAACgtcatgtaactaatgaaactataagggctgatgccggaatattccacaatgtcccacgacaaattccatatttcttcaacCGATCTTGACcgagaaaaaattgtgttgcattagttattgaacgtccctcgcatATTACCCGTAGTTTGCTCCAGCTTActtctataattttttatttttttttgagaatttcgaacattctgcaatattttacaatgtcgaacgctttctcaAGGTCGAGAGATGTTatgaacatgtctttatttttcttcagtctgtcttccattatcaagtgaaatcctcaattttctttttcattcaccTCAGTATTAtcgtcgtcagcaacttggatgcaagagatGTTAAGCTTATTACTGCAGTAATTCTCGTACTTCTCTTCCAATCTataggattgtgtggatgatacgtATCCAAAAGTCTGATAGTATGTCGCCTGTCTGATAAATTCTAAACATCAGCTTGAACAGTAGATTGGTTGCCGCCTTCCTCAGTGATCTCAAAAACTCCGGTGgactgttatctattccttctgtcttatctgagctcaagtcttccaaagctattttaaattttgactctaaaTCTGGATGCCTTATGTCCTACGTATCAAGTTAAATtgcttctgtcacgtcatcaaacAATTCTTACCCCTCTTATAGGCCTTCATTGTACTTTTTCCATCCATCTGCTCTGCCTCTCGTTTAATAGTGGGATTTCCATTGTATTTTTAACATTGCCACCCTTGCTCTCCATTTCACCGAAGAACTGAATCAGACCTTCCGACGAACATTTctctttcggtttcttcacatttttctgcagcTGTTTCGCCAATTCCGATTTATGTTATTTTTAAGTGACTTATATTACTGCAGTACTGTCCTTTCATGAACGgttttgtactcccttctttcgtcggtcagctgaagtatttctccggttatccaaggtttctttgcagtttccTTGCTTGTACTGTGTTTGTCTGTACAACATCTACTATTTCCCCTTCTAGAGATGTCCACTCTTCTCCAACTGGACAGCCTGCTCTGGTGTTCTTTATCGCGGTATGCACATATTTCGCGAAATTCTAACTCACCTCCTCATTCCTCAATGTTTCAGTATCCCATTTCCCGATAATTCTCTTAAACTTTTATCTACTCTcaacattattaaattttttgtacttctgcatctgctcctggatatgccttGCAATCCAATATGTGATTCGGAATCTCTCTTGGGACATAatttaatccagctggaatcttccagcGTGTTCGCGgcttttctaagtataccttctCCACTTGTGATTactgaagagagtattcgctattactagctgacatttattgtaatttgtcattctcctctttcattcctcgtgcCAAGCCcgcattctcctgcaaccttttcttctgctaCTTCCCttgcaactgcatttcagtcccccatgaccattagattttcatatccctttacgtactgtattaccctttcagtatcctcatataatttctctatctcttcatcttgagcttccgaagtcggcacgtatacctgaactatcgttgtcggtgttggtttgctgtagaccCTGATAGGAACAACcacagtaacacagtctctgccctgccttcctattcttaaggaatcctactcctgttacaccattttcagctgctgttgatattaccatacactcatctgaccagaaattcttgtctttttccttttcacttcactgatccccattacatctagattgagcctctgcatttttcttttcagattttctagcttccctaccacgttcaccggccggagtggccgtgctgttctaggcgctacagtctggaaccgcgtgaccgctacggtcgcaggttcgaatcctgcctcgggcatggatgtgtgttatgtccttaggttagttaggtttaagtagttctaagttctaggggactgatgaccacagcagttaagtcccatagtgctcagagccatttttgaacctaccacGTTCAAACATCTTACGTTCCaatccccgactcgtagaacattgtcaaaatgtttcaaatgcctagaacactatggcacttaacttctgaggtcatcagtcccctagaacttacaactacttaaacctaagtaacctaaggacatcacaatcatccatgcccgaggcaggattcgaacacgcgaccgtagcggtcgcgcggttccagactgtagcgcctacaaccgctccgccactccggcggCAGAACATTGTTCTCTGGttggttattcagtatttttctcctggTCACCTCCCTctcggcagtcccctcctggagatcggaATGTGGAACAACACCGGAACCTTTaataatggagatatcatcatgacactcttTACAACTACAAGATAGACATCCTGTAGACTCACCTTACgtttatttaatgcagtggtttccattgccgtctgcattctcatgccgctgatcatagcctgcctttaggggcagtttccctccaGAAAGGCAGGCGTGTGTTCTGAAGCTCCATGCGTTGCTGTGCCCTCTTTGAAAATGCCGCTGGCACTCACTTGCGTCAGTGGATTTCCTCACTTGCGGCGTCTGTCGTCTCTAGAATGATTCCCTATGCATCTCTGCTCCATTCATATACGTTTCTTACACTTTCACATGCTCACGACGCTGTCAGGCGACGCTGAGACgcgcggtggtcataatgttttggctcctcgTTGTAAGTGATACGCCATTTTAATGCCGGCTGTTACATGTACGACAGATGAAGACAAGTGCACCCCTGGGACGACCTTCCTCCAGGACTGCAACACCTGCACGTGCGGTGCTGACGGCAAGACGGCGGCCTGTACCCTGAAGTTATGTCCACCCAAACCGCAAACAGGTCAGCAGACTACTCTTCTCACAATTTTATTTTCCTCGTAACATATAAATGGTAATCCATTTAACGCGCAGTAAACATGTCCTTACTGTTACCTCTACTGTAGAAGAAAGCTGCACACCTGGGACCACCTTCCTGCAAGACTGCAACACGTGTAGGTGCAGCGATGACGGCAAAACGTTTGCCTGCACTCTCAAGGCGTGTCCACCTCGTGTGCGCAGAGGTCTGTAATCTGTTCTTAacaatgttttcttttctttcctggaatATAACTAAACATTATTTTTATCTACGGTTACTTGTTAACAGTACTACCGTAAAAACGTTTTCGCATATGATGCTGTTGTTTGTGACGAAATTTTGTCTAGAAAATATGGCATATAGATATTGACAAAATATCTCCTGGCTGCAAAGTCTGGCAACCAGCTGTTAATGAAAAGCGATGAAAAGTTTTCACAGTTAATAAAACATTCCGGGCTATTACACCGTAGACGAATGGCTTTCACATTGAAACCCAACATTTCGTCCCCATCcgcagaggacattttcaagggtgaTCGTAGTTttgtgtccgattcacaccctgtaTCGGGCCCTTGCAGCAGCAAAATTCCGTTTACCGGTACTCCCGGGCAGTGGTGTGACGTCACATGCTTCGAATACCCAACAGCAAGTGGCCCACTCACCTGTTGCACGACTTCATCGACCGGAACCATAGTAAATAGCGATAACCCATCGAAATTGACTTATGTGTCCTCTGGCTGGACCATTAAGGCGTTTCATTTATTGGTAAAATGTGCCGAATTCTTGCTGTAGGAGGCCGATTAGACCACATACGGTAGTAAtaattatatatgacggtagtatctgttcccgaaagaacagttaccctggatgaccatgcagctttgctagaaatgaaatgataattaaatggacaccctagctgcaaacaggcgttgatgtacttcattggggacatgttgaaaatgtgtgccttgacAACTATCACAGTGTGTAGGGGAAGACAGCCCACAAGCCATTCAGTTCTGAATGGTTTCCATAAAAATACCAAACGGCggctatgttgattcctacatttcACCCAATGTTCCTAATACTGTGTTTCACATTTTCTAAAAGATAAAGAGCGACTGGTTTAGTTGTTACCTTGGAAGACGGGAGCAGTCTTCGTATACTcgacatgaagatgtagaagaaagggcaacactttgtCACTGAGGATATTAATATAACTTGGgttcatcaacagcagcagagaatgttaTAGcaggagtatgattcgttatgaataggaacatgGGGCAAAGAGTGCTTTTCTATAATTCTTTCTGCACTTATGACAAGAATTTAAGAACTCTGTCTCTTTATGACACTTTTTAATGGAAGTGGGGTACTTAAGAGTTTGGGATAACTTCCTAACACCTACTGTTATCCATTTGTTTTTTGAAACATTGTTATTGATGTGGATACTTTTTGAAACGtcctttcaaagttcagtttagataatgttcagagcttTGAAAATTTCACACTTACATTAGCTTTTCTATCCACTTTATCCCAGACAGATTTGATTGtcctttagaaaaaatttttaatttaatttctgttAAATGTCTTCTGCAGGCCTGCAGTTTAGGGAGTTTTTCCATAAACGATTTTGGTGTTATTATTTGCCAAAAATGTACCCTTGGTCAACGATCTTTTACAACTGCATCACACTTATCCCTGCCCGTATTTGTGACCTATTTGTCAATTACTGACGCAATCGTTCTAGCAACCCTTATTGTACTATTGGCCAGCAAGAAAATGCTTGTACTCTGAAGGATATTTATAGAGTGCTGCTGGTTTCGTTTAtgatatttgttttcatgtttacGTCttcacacaaactactgtgcagtttagAGATTGGACCTCAACTTCaaattgttgtattttattttttattgatgagCGTTTGTCAAGTCTATAAATTTTTCCATGTTACTTTTTccagttatttctttttcttttaggtGTAGTATATGTATCATTTGGCGTGTTAGAAACTTTCTTGTAAGTAACTGATCCACTGTTTCCCGTCTTATCCACTATAACTGCATACTCTTCTTTTGAAAAGTACTTCTTTAAAGACCATAAATCCTCTATGATTAGCAAAAGATTTGGTACATAGGAAATCTGTAACTGGGAGGCAGGATAATTAATACAGAAGAAATTATTTAGATGCAAAATTCTTCATTAACAACGCTATTGAACCAAttttgataaatgaaaaaaatatttgagtGCTTACCATTGTGTGGTGGCTTGGGTGGACAGGAGAAAATGGTGAAATCGATCGATTCACCTGAAGTTAACATTTGAACCCTTGTTTATCTATTAATACCTTGAGTCAAGATAAATACAAAAGTGCAATTTCACTTGAACACTAAACGTGTCCTTGtaactgaaatcaaattaaggACAGCAAAACGTTGTAAACACTCTGGCTCAATAAAATTCCACAGAATTTAATGTCACAA comes from Schistocerca piceifrons isolate TAMUIC-IGC-003096 chromosome 8, iqSchPice1.1, whole genome shotgun sequence and encodes:
- the LOC124711957 gene encoding pacifastin-like protease inhibitor cvp4 isoform X1 → MKLSASVLLLIVAAGLVHAEEVCSAGEQKKEDCNTCVCANGVWACTKKACPQVEAEVEKCTPGTTFKQDCNTCTCGPDGKPAACTLIACLPRTRRADDDRCTPGTTFLQDCNTCTCGPDGRTSACTLKACPPREQGADSCKPGTTFLQDCNTCTCGPDGKTSACTLKACSPGAQADEDKCTPGTTFLQDCNTCTCGADGKTAACTLKLCPPKPQTEESCTPGTTFLQDCNTCRCSDDGKTFACTLKACPPRVRRGVL
- the LOC124711957 gene encoding pacifastin-like protease inhibitor cvp4 isoform X2, with amino-acid sequence MKLSASVLLLIVAAGLVHAEEVCSAGEQKKEDCNTCVCANGVWACTKKACPQVEAEVEKCTPGTTFKQDCNTCTCGPDGKPAACTLIACLPRTRRADDDRCTPGTTFLQDCNTCTCGPDGRTSACTLKACPPREQGDSCKPGTTFLQDCNTCTCGPDGKTSACTLKACSPGAQADEDKCTPGTTFLQDCNTCTCGADGKTAACTLKLCPPKPQTEESCTPGTTFLQDCNTCRCSDDGKTFACTLKACPPRVRRGVL